Proteins co-encoded in one Flavobacterium sp. M31R6 genomic window:
- a CDS encoding OmpA family protein — MKKIILTLVFASGMTTLSAQTATEKSEKTDFNKWSIELAGGVNKPQRPMTLGYSTSTPSPFVADLGIRYMFNNKFGMKADFGYNSFKERDNSADFDTKYYRVALQGVANLGRIMSFETWTKTIGLLGHAGFGVAQLEDQNSSFKDRTGNFLAGVTGQIKLSDRLALTGDFTTILSAGQDGTFDAASQTANRGFSGILFNGTVGLTVYLGSNAKHADWVVDNENEFDMINKRLNDIDTKMQDTDRDGVVDYLDVEPNTISGVMVDSKGRAVDLNNNNIPDEIERYFDKTYGKKADQTVILSNNELIRNLINEGYVTTYFDFAKSKPTNVSTEGIDFILTYLRNNPTASVDIIGHADEIGRSDYNDKLSNARANSVKDVLVKAKIDSSRLNIVGAGEDSSVDKDSDGARKLVRRVTFKVK; from the coding sequence ATGAAAAAAATTATATTGACATTGGTTTTTGCTTCTGGTATGACCACATTGAGTGCCCAAACTGCAACAGAAAAAAGCGAAAAGACCGACTTCAACAAATGGTCGATTGAACTAGCCGGTGGTGTTAACAAACCACAAAGACCAATGACTTTAGGTTATTCTACATCAACTCCCAGCCCCTTTGTTGCTGATTTAGGGATTCGATACATGTTCAATAACAAATTCGGTATGAAAGCTGATTTTGGCTATAACAGTTTTAAAGAAAGAGACAATTCCGCTGATTTTGACACTAAATATTACAGAGTAGCATTACAGGGTGTTGCTAATTTAGGGCGAATTATGAGTTTTGAAACTTGGACAAAAACTATTGGCTTATTAGGTCATGCCGGTTTTGGTGTAGCACAATTAGAAGATCAGAATTCTTCATTTAAAGACAGAACAGGTAACTTTTTAGCTGGAGTGACTGGTCAGATCAAATTATCTGATCGCCTAGCACTAACTGGTGATTTCACGACCATTCTTAGTGCTGGTCAAGACGGAACTTTTGATGCGGCAAGTCAAACGGCAAACAGAGGCTTTTCAGGAATTCTTTTCAATGGCACAGTAGGTTTGACCGTGTATTTAGGTTCTAATGCAAAACATGCTGACTGGGTTGTCGATAACGAAAACGAATTTGACATGATCAATAAACGATTGAACGATATTGATACTAAAATGCAAGATACGGACCGTGACGGAGTGGTCGATTATCTTGATGTTGAACCAAACACTATTTCGGGTGTAATGGTAGACAGCAAAGGTAGAGCGGTTGATTTGAACAATAATAATATCCCCGATGAAATAGAACGTTACTTTGACAAAACGTATGGCAAAAAAGCAGATCAAACTGTTATATTGAGCAATAACGAATTGATTCGTAACTTAATCAATGAAGGATATGTTACAACTTATTTTGATTTTGCAAAATCAAAACCTACAAATGTTTCTACGGAAGGAATTGACTTTATTCTAACTTATTTAAGAAACAACCCAACAGCTTCAGTAGACATTATTGGGCACGCCGATGAAATTGGTAGATCTGATTATAACGACAAACTGTCAAACGCAAGAGCTAACAGCGTTAAAGATGTTCTTGTAAAAGCTAAAATCGATTCTTCAAGATTAAATATTGTTGGTGCAGGTGAAGATTCCTCTGTTGATAAAGACTCAGATGGAGCTAGAAAACTAGTGAGAAGAGTTACTTTCAAAGTAAAATAA